TGAAGCCATTGTATGCGCCTCTTATACAGAAATGTCTGTAGCTTGTTCTGTATTttgtacaatttttttttagtgatagtcatcatcattataatatacagtatacaatatatatatatatataatatatggtACAGACAAGGTGTTTTCATTTAGTGTTCATATTATCTGTATTCACttaataataaaacatgatATAAAGTTAGCTTTTAGAGTGTAACATAAGATAGGTTCCTCTATGGGCACAAAGGAATACTATAAATGCATGTATTGAAAGtttttgaacattacctaaaaGAGGACTGCTATAATACGGTATGGATTTAAATGTGTGAATAAATGCATTTCTTCATGGAAATTGTATGCAGTTATAGTTTGGGTTTTATTTTGGCCTGAGCAGTGTTTTTGTTCTATCATGATATAGCTGTACAATAtaattgtaaaatgtaaaggaTTTATCTTTGGTAACTTTCAACTAAATGACCATGTATACAATATGAATAGCAAATCATAGAGACAGCTTAAAGTTAATCAACATTTAGTACTGGGGTTctattattttgaaaatgagtGTTTAGAAAATCCAATCAGAGTAAATTCTCCGCTATAAAATTTTTCCTCTTTATTGGACCTAATAATTTGCTCATGCACCATTTTCTTCCGATCTTCACTGAAAATGGGAAAATACTATTTTCAGACCAAGACTCTCAAAATCTCAAAATTTTGGCAATCTGGGTTGGTCAAAATTCAACcaagtaactttttttttcccgcAATTTTGAGACcaactgaacagctttatcctTTCATCTCTGCATATAATGTTGGAACACCTGGCCTTGAGGTACCCCTGTTCTGAGTGAGCTTGGTTATAAAATTGCCCTCCTTTCTGCAGTCACACCTCTCCATTGCTCTCTGTCTGGATTTTTGTTTAAAGCCTTCTGACTTGCAAGCCAGGATATAGCATGAtttcttgagtcattttttGTTGCTTTCTACATGCTTTGCTATGCATCCTGCATTAATGATGGGCAACACTACAACATTTTGGTATTGACCCAATGTAGTGTAGTGTATACTTTATGTAGTCCTGTATTGATTTACTGTTTTATGTAGCACCAAGTTCTTGGAGGAATGCTGTCTTGTTTCACTCTGTACTGAACCACTGTATATGGTTGACATGACAATAAAGCCGCTTGACTTGAAATATATGTCTGCAGTTGTTAGATGTTTTTTTTGGGCTGTAAGCTGTAATCATCAAAATTGTAACAAATGTaaacaatgaaatatttaactttacatgcaattcaattcagttttatttttaaagcatcaaaatcacaaaaataataatacagaaacaaaaaaaatgtcagacCACCCCCTCCagaaaaacttctttttaataggaagaaatcTCAGAAATACGaacctaaaaaataaataaatcactcaCTCTACTCGGCTATACAGCTCTAGCTCTTTGTCCCATATTTCCTATGTCAATCTTATAACACAAAGCACAGTACAATGATGGACTGTGTTTACAGCAGATAGCCACTAGAGGGTGATATTATGTCATTTATAATTTATTGACTCTATGTTAACCTTTGGCAGAAATGTTTCCAAGACCTATCAGTCAGTGTTTGACTGCAACCTGTCTGCTGAACCCTGCAGTATCACAGTAACAGCTTAGTACAAATTGCATTTCTGAAGGCTTTACAATGTATAAATGTTGTGCCTTTTTCATAAAGCTGCAGCGTGTAATCTTTTGTAATCCTAAATAGGGATTAAAAATAGCAGTCAAAGCTACTGTTTCATACATATTCCTACATATATTATGTAGAAATGTATTTCATAAATACAGTATATTATTCATTTTgctctaaaatgttttttctacACAGACAATGTCCtgaaaatgttattattttaattgcAGAAAAGATtagtttaaccctttaaagctaTTCTCATGACTTATTCTAATAACAGCCACAATAATTATCAAGCCAAAAATGgcacatgaaataaaatgtaaaccCTCATGCAGCTGTCAAGTCACTATTCATAAGTTACTATTTATCATTATTGTGTTGACAGGGGCCATGTTCAAAACTGAAGTATTTGTGGTTCCTCATAACAAAGTGGGCATTTCAATACAACTGCAGTTGTGAgagctttatttaaaacagGAAAGGGAGGAGAGATGGTCTGTTCTGAGAAAAGGACTCCGCAGAAAGCAAGTGTGCTCACGCTGATAAGAGATATAGCTTCCTTTCACCCACACTTCTCTTTTTATCTTGTTCATATGCATCAGAGCATGAAagtggaaacatttctcacaagTACAGAGACATTTTCACCATTTTCAGTGTTGAATATCAGGATGGGACATGCTTTGCTCTGTGCATCTGGGTTGGTTTGTGAGTATACTGAATATTTACGTTATACAATGTCTATTTTTGTATAAGTTTCTTTAATACTTATAAAACTAACCTTGCATTTAAAACTTCCTGGTGGTTTACTGATGACAGTATTGTGTGTAATTAACAATATCACTACTAAGTGTTACACCTGCGCCAGCTACCCTGCATTAACTAAAAGGTGATCCCAGTGAAGTGGATAAAATACCTTACTGTCTGTGCTCTTAACTTCTATTTCAGTGCTGAACACACTTCTGTCTTGCGGACAAGCTCAAGGTGATTGcatgctttttcttttgtttctgttgcaTCACTtcagagatatatatatatatatatatatatatatatatatatatatatatatatatatatcacctAAATACCATCAGCCATGTTTTTTGCAGAATTACTGCCATTCTAGGCAGTAATTCTGCATCTTATTTCTTTAACACAACACTACTTATGTGTGCTGTGATTACTCATCTCTGCTACTTGATCAGTTTCTTTGACAATGTATTGCAACAAGGAACACAAAACTAACGCAGTTACTAAAGATTGTgttcaaaaatgacaaaaatatctTGAAGAACTGCTGAGTAGTGTTTGCTTTACTTACATGGACATGCATCTGTTCATTCTCAAAGATAAACCCAAACCTGATCTCAGGGTGTCTTCATCATGGCCGAGTCCTGGAGCATCAATGACTCTAAACTGCAGTGTTAAAAATTACTCTGCAGAATGGAGGTACTACTGGTATCAGGCTTTTTACAAAAATTCAAACAACTACTACTTTGAGCTGCTACCAGATGGCAAAAATGGAACTGCACAAAATTCCTACATTGTTCATGGACAGAAACAAACGGCAGGATATGCATGTAGAGCTGGAAGACAACAGCCAGAGCATTTCACTTCATACAGCAAACCTGTATTTGTTTGGTCTGCAGGTAAGTTTGAATGTAATATCATTGCCATGATGCATAACAATACAGCTTCTATTAATACAGTTACTTCGAGAAGCATTTAGATTCCTAATTTCATAATATTTCAGTGGCTGTTTTGATCCCACATTACATGTTTCTAAGATTCTAGTTCAGCATCTGCAACAGTCAAAGTGACTCCTGACAGAGTGCAGCACTTCTCTGAAGAGTCTGTCTCACTGCGCTGTGAGGGAAAACCTTCTGAGTGGAGAGTGATGAGGCTGAGTGAAGCAGGCTACCTTGCAAACTGTTCTGTCTGGGGAACAATGAATGGATCCACCTGCACGATCAAAAATGGTACAGCCAAACCAGccgtttactggtgtgagtctaAGCTGGGTGGCTTCAGCAATGCTGTCAACCTCACAGTGCAAAGTAAGTATTTTTACAtccttttttcgtttttttttgtttgttttctgtatgactctGCAGGTTCTGCCCACATTCTGTCACAGGTCACAGTAAGCATCATTTCAGTCAATAAGATTATATTTTTGAAAGTGTTAAGGTTATGcttgtgtaaatataaaaatgcaagCGTAGTAAACATATTCATTCCTCAcctttattttatcttatcatTTTTTGCTCAATTTGTCATTAATGTGAAAATGTGCCTCCAGTAAGTCATCAGACCTTTCTGTTGCCTTACATTACCACAGGCCCCAAGCTTTCTGTCTGAGTTTTGAATTTTTGTATTTaccttttgtgtgtttaattgTTCTGAGTCTTTGagttttgaattttatttatttcaggttTGGTTCTTTATGGTTATCTGCTCACTTTTGTCTTTAGACTTTTGCAGATTTCATTGGTTTCAATTCTCCCTGTATTAAATCTGTTATTAGATCTCTGTCCCTGTCAATCGGCCAAGTATAACCCAAAAcctttccaagctctttagatTCCTGTCTTAGGTGCTTCTTTGTttagtcacttcctgttttattttagtagTCTCCTGTTCCTGTCATGCTCCTGTGTCTCCAAGACAGTATTTTAAGTTTTCTGTAGTATTTGGTTTCTtgtgtttaagtgttttttaaattttttttttgcaatattagTACATTGTTATGGTGTCTGTTAGTCACTTCCTGCTCTGACAGTCCCTCTTTTCATGTGACGTGATGTTCAATTTGCTTCCTCTGTCTTGTCAGTTACATTCAGCAGTGTCAAATCATCAACAGATGCGACACTGCAGTTAATGCTCACCCTTCTTCTCACTTAGCTGTAGCCAGCCTGCAAACCACAGCCGTGcaactctctccctctctcctcacTGCACCATAATCTATTATGAAAGAAcagacacccctcccccacctatCACTTTCACTCACGACCAGGTTCAGAGACAAATAATAAGACTCCACTCGGGGAAGTCTACTGGACAGATGGGGCGAGTCCCTGCCTCATCAAGGGCTGTGCCTCCATCATCTACAAGCTCTGATCTATAGACAGGCCACATTAGGAACCTCTTCACTTATCTTAGTAGCTCGATTTCGGACATCAGCAGATGTCATCATCTAACTTCTCAGTTGTGTTTATGCCGATCTGGACCAGCCAgcaagcactgtgaggatcacaCTTTTTGACTTTTACAGTATATTTAACACCATCAGGCCGGccctcctgggtgataagcTGACAGTGATGCAGATGGATGCTTCTCttgtgtcctggattgttgattacagGACAGGAAGACCACCAAATGTGCGTCTTAAATTTTGTGTGTCACCACACTTATGTATCCtttacaccacagacttcagccactgcactgagacctgccatcttcagatGATTTCTGATAACTCTGCGAAGGGTGAATTCATCGGTGgggatgatgagacagagtatCAGGCTGTGGTTGAAGCAGAATAATCTGCAAGTCAACGTGACAAAAACCAAGGAAGTGACTGTGGACTTTAGGAGGACCAGGAAACCAGTAAACCTTGTTTTAATCCAGGGGGTCGACAGTGTGGAGGACAAAAAATACCTCGGAgtacacattgacaataaactggagtGGGTTAAAAGCACAACTCCACTCTACAGGATGGACCAGAGCTGTCTCTATTTTGTGAGGCAACTGAGGTCTTTTAACATTTGTCAAACAATGCTCTGAATTTTCTACAAGTCTTTTGTAACCAGGGCCGTCCTCTAGTACGTATTCtgatgtgacattgtctgaCTGCTTTACAGAAAGAGATATCATTCTTGTGAGCCCGGTCCACCCAGTTACTGAGGGAGAAACTGTTACGCTCCACTGCAAACTGAGGAACACAACTTTAAAATcctctgtgtctttctttcGAAATGGTAGCCTCATCAGCAATGACACCATAGGGAAGCTGAATATCCCTGCAGTGTCAAAATCAGATGAAGGCTTTTACAAGTGTCAGTATTCAGGAAAACAGTCATCACAAAGGTGGATGTCAGTAAAGGGTAAGTTTGTTTAAAACTCTTCTTCAGCCCTTCTCTTTGCAAAAACTCCCTGCAACAacacttttggtgtttttatGTGAATATGGATAATTTTAAATCACATTAATGTACTAATAGTAGTGAGTATTCATACTTTGTGAAAACAACTGAGcataaaacttaaaaataaaatgtatttgttttttattgtagcAGTATCCAGGCCTATAAAGTCTTCATTTACTGTGCAGATGATTATTGGATTTGTTTGTGGGATTTTACTGATTGCTATCCTACTCATGGTTTATCTGAAAGCCAAAGGGTGAGGCCTTTTCAATTGATTAAAATCTGATTCTGCCTTCAGTTTCTAACGcaaaataatatattatatatgcaTATAGCATATATGTTTATTAGTTATCAATTATTTCTATTCActtttttcattattcttaacattattttctttctattaCTATACTACATTTTACAGAACACAGTGCAAGCAAACCCATGTTGATTCTGCAGATCCTGGGGTTAGCCAGAATGCATGTCAGCTTGAAGCGCTCTACTCTGAAGTCCGTGGTCAGTTTTGATTAACTAACCCAAATCTTCAAAAGTTTTAAAAGATACTGACAAAAACGTTTAAAATGTCCCTTTTTAAATGTACggacatattttttaaattagattcCACTTTTGCAACatttcagtttctgaaatattatTACACCGTCTCCTTTCTGTCATCTTTTAGATGATAATCTGCTGTATGCCCTGgtaatgcacaaaaacaaaggtGAATCTCAGAACAATGCAGGTATTTTAAACTAGCACTCAATTCAATTTAAGTTCTCTGTTCATTTTCGTTAAACttgattgtttttgtattttatgtaacaTCTAACAAACATAATCTGGACCGTAACTGGTTTCTCCATTCACAGGTAGACCATATCAGGCAGCAGCAGAATGCGCTATTTATTCTGAAGTCAGAAAATAGGAAAACAAACAACTCTTGGTAATATAAGCATACCAagtctgttgtgtgtttgtgtgtgtgtgtcatctatat
The sequence above is a segment of the Oreochromis aureus strain Israel breed Guangdong linkage group 3, ZZ_aureus, whole genome shotgun sequence genome. Coding sequences within it:
- the LOC120439140 gene encoding low affinity immunoglobulin gamma Fc region receptor II-like isoform X5, which produces MGHALLCASGLVLLNTLLSCGQAQDKPKPDLRVSSSWPSPGASMTLNCSVKNYSAEWRYYWYQAFYKNSNNYYFELLPDGKNGTAQNSYIVHGQKQTAGYACRAGRQQPEHFTSYSKPVFVWSADSSSASATVKVTPDRVQHFSEESVSLRCEGKPSEWRVMRLSEAGYLANCSVWGTMNGSTCTIKNGTAKPAVYWCESKLGGFSNAVNLTVQKRDIILVSPVHPVTEGETVTLHCKLRNTTLKSSVSFFRNGSLISNDTIGKLNIPAVSKSDEGFYKCQYSGKQSSQRWMSVKEHSASKPMLILQILGLARMHVSLKRSTLKSVMIICCMPW
- the LOC120439140 gene encoding low affinity immunoglobulin gamma Fc region receptor II-like isoform X2, which codes for MGHALLCASGLVLLNTLLSCGQAQDKPKPDLRVSSSWPSPGASMTLNCSVKNYSAEWRYYWYQAFYKNSNNYYFELLPDGKNGTAQNSYIVHGQKQTAGYACRAGRQQPEHFTSYSKPVFVWSADSSSASATVKVTPDRVQHFSEESVSLRCEGKPSEWRVMRLSEAGYLANCSVWGTMNGSTCTIKNGTAKPAVYWCESKLGGFSNAVNLTVQKRDIILVSPVHPVTEGETVTLHCKLRNTTLKSSVSFFRNGSLISNDTIGKLNIPAVSKSDEGFYKCQYSGKQSSQRWMSVKVSRPIKSSFTVQMIIGFVCGILLIAILLMVYLKAKGTQCKQTHVDSADPGVSQNACQLEALYSEVRDDNLLYALVMHKNKGESQNNAGRPYQAAAECAIYSEVRK
- the LOC120439140 gene encoding low affinity immunoglobulin gamma Fc region receptor II-like isoform X1; translation: MGHALLCASGLVLLNTLLSCGQAQDKPKPDLRVSSSWPSPGASMTLNCSVKNYSAEWRYYWYQAFYKNSNNYYFELLPDGKNGTAQNSYIVHGQKQTAGYACRAGRQQPEHFTSYSKPVFVWSADSSSASATVKVTPDRVQHFSEESVSLRCEGKPSEWRVMRLSEAGYLANCSVWGTMNGSTCTIKNGTAKPAVYWCESKLGGFSNAVNLTVQKRDIILVSPVHPVTEGETVTLHCKLRNTTLKSSVSFFRNGSLISNDTIGKLNIPAVSKSDEGFYKCQYSGKQSSQRWMSVKAVSRPIKSSFTVQMIIGFVCGILLIAILLMVYLKAKGTQCKQTHVDSADPGVSQNACQLEALYSEVRDDNLLYALVMHKNKGESQNNAGRPYQAAAECAIYSEVRK
- the LOC120439140 gene encoding low affinity immunoglobulin gamma Fc region receptor II-like isoform X3; protein product: MGHALLCASGLVLLNTLLSCGQAQDKPKPDLRVSSSWPSPGASMTLNCSVKNYSAEWRYYWYQAFYKNSNNYYFELLPDGKNGTAQNSYIVHGQKQTAGYACRAGRQQPEHFTSYSKPVFVWSADSSSASATVKVTPDRVQHFSEESVSLRCEGKPSEWRVMRLSEAGYLANCSVWGTMNGSTCTIKNGTAKPAVYWCESKLGGFSNAVNLTVQKRDIILVSPVHPVTEGETVTLHCKLRNTTLKSSVSFFRNGSLISNDTIGKLNIPAVSKSDEGFYKCQYSGKQSSQRWMSVKAVSRPIKSSFTVQMIIGFVCGILLIAILLMVYLKAKGTQCKQTHVDSADPGVSQNACQLEALYSEVRDDNLLYALVMHKNKGRPYQAAAECAIYSEVRK
- the LOC120439140 gene encoding low affinity immunoglobulin gamma Fc region receptor II-like isoform X4; translation: MGHALLCASGLVYKPKPDLRVSSSWPSPGASMTLNCSVKNYSAEWRYYWYQAFYKNSNNYYFELLPDGKNGTAQNSYIVHGQKQTAGYACRAGRQQPEHFTSYSKPVFVWSADSSSASATVKVTPDRVQHFSEESVSLRCEGKPSEWRVMRLSEAGYLANCSVWGTMNGSTCTIKNGTAKPAVYWCESKLGGFSNAVNLTVQKRDIILVSPVHPVTEGETVTLHCKLRNTTLKSSVSFFRNGSLISNDTIGKLNIPAVSKSDEGFYKCQYSGKQSSQRWMSVKAVSRPIKSSFTVQMIIGFVCGILLIAILLMVYLKAKGTQCKQTHVDSADPGVSQNACQLEALYSEVRDDNLLYALVMHKNKGESQNNAGRPYQAAAECAIYSEVRK